Genomic segment of Eupeodes corollae chromosome 2, idEupCoro1.1, whole genome shotgun sequence:
GGACAGGAGACTGAAATACAGATGGAAAGCCTTGGGCTCTtaatttgagataaattatcttatgtgatattttatcaaaggctttgctgtaatcagtgtatacaacatcaacttcataaccattctcaagggctgacaaaactttggaaataaatttaattaagctagtcgtagtggatctacctttaagacaACCATGTTGAGCGGTTGAAATtaaaaggcttgcaatggaaaaaAGTTTTGGGATGCAtaaaagtttagcaataggtctaaaattgttaatttcagttttattgccttgttaatgaatgggaaatataaatgaatctttccatatatgaggaaacacaccttggaaAAGAGAGACTTCAAAGAGTgaagttagaggctttgacagagaatgcatacatttatttagaacaactgatgggacgccatcaggaccagggctaaagttttctttgagactaacgattttggcaagtaccatttcttaagtTATTGTAAAAGGTGAAAGAGAGGTTTCAGCGCAACCATCTAAGTAACTACAGTAGTAAGGATCAGGATCATGAAAATGTTCATTATAAGATTTGCTAAAGtatttagcaaatagattttttatagTTGTCGGATCTGAggtgattatttatttaattttttttatttatttatttatatcatattctcctaacaatttttagatatcttatttctaatttaataatatatgtattttgtactCTTAATTAGAGGGAATAGGTTGTagcatttgaattttaagttaatattgaattaatgccacatttacaaatttttatattgtggGGTGGACAGATTATAAATAACGAATATGATTAAAGAACAGaaacagagaaaaaagttttttatgaaatgatcacTATGATTGATTTGAActgcataaacaaaattttaatttttatatacgtaaataaacaaagggaataaatattatcaaatgacGTAGTTTAACAAGGATTCAATGTTATAAGTATCGAAATTAAGAAGCCATAACTTAACTGATTTTAGGAACTGTGGACGGTTTCTAATGCTTCGTAATTCAGCTGGAAGACTGTTGTATAATTTGCGAGACACAATAGTGTAAGAATTCCTAAAAAGTgtagttcgaaaaatgtttaatcgTACCGAGTTAGAATTTTTCATATTATATGTATTACTCATAGGGCTTTCCAAATAACCAttcctcataaaaaatattttcaaaaccttaaaataaaacaagtgtcTTACTGGTAGAATACCTGTTTGTCTAAATAAATCTGCAGAGTGAGTGAGGCGGGCAGCGTTGCATATTTTTCTTAGGacacttttttgaagaactgttaattgttggattttatttaagtaTGCACCTCCCCAACAACTGATACCATATTGTAACTTCGAGTGGAAAATACCAtagtaaaccttttttaacgtggagaatgaacaatatttttttaaccgatAAAAGCATCTTACGGTTGAAAGAAGATATTGCTTTAAATCCATAATGTGCTCAGTCCATTTTAAATGTTGGCCAATTTTGAcacctaaatacttaaaatctCTCACTATGTTAGAGAAACTCATTGAaagtggaaacccatcagattttcttttgatattttttaacttgaaaatgCCCTTGCATCTATGAAAATGTTCCACAATAAATTGCACTCCTTTTATATGGAAATCTTGATAATGGAGCATTAGTTGTCATTTGGATGGTAccgattttcatttttaatggaACACTTTCCtctttacaacaaaataaaaacatccatGGATTCTTCTTCATCTTTCAACTAACCGCGTTCACCGATACTTGTTTTCAGTGGTCAACACGAAGTTTCATCAGTGACTACGCCATGTCCCTTTAAGTGACATTTAGTAACGTTTCCGTATACATTTTACACCACTAATGTCCCCAGAATGGCTGTATCTAATGTTGTTGTTGACATTAAACGTatccaattttaaaatgattcgtTCTTGCTAAGGTTGTAAGGGAATTCTTATTTAGtttcaaatgtgttttttttattaaatcattaACATTTGAAACTGTCCATGTTTCTGACAGTGTCATTGTTACAATGGacacattttaacattttcttttttgcaaaatattttctttacgACTTATATGTATTGGCTTAGATTTTAAAGtgcaaaagtaaaaagtttaatgtttgttgcattacattaaatttaagCAACACACAAATTGTTACTTTTGGTTTCAAATTATTTACCAATAAGTATGCAGCATAAAATGTTTGCATgtgtttgaaaatgttgaaaactatgtatgtacatacatacgttaAAAATACCGAAAGCTTAAAAGAAAATCCGAAAAGTATGCTACATAACAAATccaataaaattcaatacacatttttaatttcttaattaaatgcAAGTGGTTCAAAACGATGacaaaaaagaggttgggatgcgccccacactgatatcttcccaATTTctaatcccgtctgtcgatttgtcttgctcaaaactttaactttaatattcatttgaatattttgtgtgagataaataatttgaggTCAATTATAACCATTTTGatgttctcctaatacttggaaaaccatttcttatcactattttgtgtgttgtttttcgtgttttgttaaaaaaatgtctaaaaaaataactaaaacttaccaaaaatatatatatttacttacttatGTCATCAGACCTGTTAAGTTGGGAACCCCCGAGgggcctacgcgccatcgtgtacggatTCCGGAGATGTTTTTCAGCTCGCTGATTCCGCCTTGACTGTCCTGTGcgatgtgcttctcggtcgtccagctcttcttccttcttgtgtgagtggatttcatttcatttccaaTCCATTGcgacttacgtcttcgtattatagattttaTAGGTTCCTCACCTGTCCTTCTAttaaggacctcatttgatttacgctttggccagaaaatccctaggatgttacgaagacatctattcatgAAGGTcagcagctttcttgttatggctgaagtaaccttccaagtgctgcacccataaagaagcacagattctaCATTGTACGAAACAGTCATAGCTTTGTTCTTAcgctgatagagttatttctCTTTGCTTTGCCAATGCGGCAGATGacatcttgttcggttccgcctacGATGGAAAAgatgcttccaaggtattgaaagctctccactttttccaccggttgcgagaaaatatttatttgagcctcgtgttccgaggctgatcatttttgttttgcgggaagtaattttcagccccacaacttctgcttctctcttcaCACTTGtagtcatttgatggagatccatgattctatgagagagtaagcaaacatcgtccgcgtaatccaagtgctttaaataggatgtcaaagtccattggatccctctgctacctgacagagctgagcgcagtacatcgcttatcaccaacaaaaacaatattggcgacagaatacagccctgtttGACTctgcttcggatttcaaaatcatctgacaatctacaatcgtgcagaacgtgacacttggatccatgaTATGCtgctttatttagtttttctgcGATGTCTCTCTttcgcaaagctaaccagatatactctctgttaacgctatcaaaggctttCTCAAATTGTGACCTCGGGGTGTTTCCTGATGGGTTCCAGTATGACGCAAATTCCTGTCCAGTTTTcacactttgtaagatctcctgtttatatgtttaataattcccttcttccactcaagGGGGAAGATTTCGAAGGTCCAGGCTTCTCTTATGAGCGGTTGAAgtagttcgcttgatgacgttggcgctgcttgtaaaagctctgcgggaatccCATCAAGTCCATAGCAtacgatgaaatagtttgatttaaacatctattttcatttagaaaatttttagtcaaaaaccaagttttatcagttttattaacatttcttaaaaatttgtattacctataaaaacaaatactatAATATAAGAACAATATCTTtcattatcaacaaaatatagtgcaaaattaaatcattttgaagtgaaCACTTTCtaattattcacgagatatcgagaattgaatatacattttaagcaatttgcgtacaattttttgtatatatttatgtttataaaacaactgattattggatttttattaaaaatttactgaatatcgaaaaaaatatttatattttttattaaaattaatttgaagctaatatcttaattttgttaaaaggtatttgagtcgaaaatcagatTTCACAAACTTTTAGTGatgtaaaaaacattaatattgaaattaattaattaattaatatttaaaatcaattcgatttttctcaaaattttactagaagtcaaaaactttatttttcattgcgtaacattattttggagataaaatcactttttgtttgtaaaatattcgacgtgacaattatttttatttacaaaaaaacataagtttttcaaaattgtattagtttGGTTTtacgtcacaatatataatataaaatttaattcaagtcactaaCGTTACtgtttcttgagatattttAGGTTATCCAGTGAacactttactttttttaaactgttttgttaaaaaaaaaccaaccacacaatttttgtttgaagtccTTTTTGTATCTATCTGCATCATTGTTTgtctaacaaaatttatttggagatATCTCTAGTGgttcttaatatatttttctaaaatttattttaagtaccttaaaacgtcgagaaatttcaaaattttcaatatgaaaaatgAGACCaattacaacaacttcctatgaagagtcgaaaaaaaaagaatacttacCCATTTTCGagccttttaagtagctctTGGCTAATGTCTGGGAAGTCATAATTCAGGTACGTCAAGTTATTTTGATCACAGTCCTCAgtgttaaagaaataaaacatgttttaaaattgtctcagttttttttacattctaaacattttacaaaatgtataaatttgtttttgacaaaaatacttattcaaataaatgtagacacaaaattaattaaaaatgaatgaagCACATAATAAATTActataattgcttttttttaatgcatggAACTTTAAAATAACGATATACTAATAATTATGGACCTTAGATTGTAAtgaaattcatataaatattttgatatatcaCAATATAAAATGGATGACAAGGAAATATTTATCTaagaaacaaaacatacaaacaaaaaatacttaatattaaaataaaaatttcttatttttataattcattaattaagaattaatctaataatattttaacctatatttgttttataatactGTTGAGGTGGTAAGtttcactttttcttatttttgttttattaaactaatttttttgtttttttttgtttatctgcAGAAGAAATCTTCATCGCATTTATTATAACAGCAATAAGGCAAACCAACATAAGGACTTGCATCGCGCTTATGTCGATCTTCATCGTGGTATTTTTTATTCACATGAGACTTGTACATGGGAAAAATGCTTAGCTTGCTTAAACGTTCAAAATGTGATTGAGCCACTTTGAGGTAACCTCCTCGGGGATAAGAACTTCGGCGGACAGCAAATGTGTGATGATGTTTCTTGTGATGAACTGAaagtagaaaaaagaaacattttttaaatgtgctAAACAAATCTTATATAACTATCACTATGGAAGGCTTAACTCACTCGTTAAAAAATGAttactataaaatatttaaaatgcctATTTACtgccttaaataaattaattttttaacaattggaGTAATCTTCATCTCACAgaggaaatgtttttttttatatgagggACTAAGGCGTATACgcattttattttcgatttttaactgAGTCATGTCTTTCTGaatctatataaatatttgataattttattttccttcatatttcttatataatcattaaaaaaagacaCTCAGGGAgatgttgttttatttctagTTGCACAAGCTCTTACACGAATACAAAAAGCATCGCTCTAGAGAAAGAtccttaaaattttgcaaaatagcGACAAATGTCATTTCAACTCGTAGAAACTTATTATGGTAGCatctcttttttgaaatttgataagtAAACagatataaaagctttttaaaattatgtgtaAATGTGAGTCTAGTAATAAAGAAGaccttcaagtttttgaaaaatatattattttacttgtttcagaaaacaatatatgtacatttgttAGAAAAAGAAGGAGATGCCGAAGTAAATAGTCCTTCATACATGGCTGGACAATGATATGAAAATAGTAAgtattcataatttttgtagTGAGTTTTACTCATTTGAAGGGGTTCTTGAAACATATATTGTTCTTTTGACGTAATGgtgtagtttttaattaataaatataagaataTGACAACTTAAAAAGAGACAATTGTACAAAAAGCcggctattcaaaatgaaacttcttattggaaactCTTATAATTTATAATGCCAGATAAATTTCTATTTCAACAGTATTCTTTCccgaaaaattatcaaaaatataaatcattttggtaaacatttaaaatacactGCACTAAATTCCAAAGTCTCACGTTATATCCATGTAGCTaccttaattattattttaaaaatcttataccAGGTCAGGACCTCAAACAAAATACTGTTcattcaaacaatattttaatcttaatttttgttattgtcaCATTTACAAGTCACATTCAattcaagtatttttgttattactGGAAGACaagtgtcctttttttgttgttgtttgttattgttgaatacaaaataaaatctcaaaacttaTATAACTCGTgactgtttaaataaataagagagAGAGACATCATGCcggaacaaaaaataaaaataaatatcaacaaacttcccaatcaatattttcattgaaactGCACGGAATTCACacgtaaaaaataattaatatgacCGGACGGTTCTACTTAACAACCGGCCTCGATGGCCtcaaataaagtattttattttaatacatgcCTTTTGCCAGCCATTATAAAGAAGAGGAGgggatgtgtttatttttgcaaatagttatgaatttaaactaaaattctgTGAAAAATTCTATATTGATTGAAAGGGGAAAAAATACCGCTTTTCTTACATCGAAATGTTGTAACATTGGCCCTGACTTTGTACCAATTTCATGGTTAAACGatacgacgacgaacgacggaTCGTGCCACAAACACGTACAATTATGGCTTAAACACAAGCCAAGTGCATTGCATACAAATTCGATTTGTCATCGATAAACTTTAAATTGTCGGAAACGCacataaaatttattaacattatgtatatttttgttttgtttttactacgAAAAAATGTGATCTACTTAATTTGGCAGATTAATGATTACAAGTACAACAACTTTGTGTATTCgttggaatttatttaaataaaaaataattgtttattattattttgtttatgtttgaaTACTTATCATAGGTGAATAACTTTAAACGACCTTGAGATAATAGTAAATTGAGAAATGTTTATgttatcaattattttatgcGTAAACATTTATTCTCAGGCATGATATTGTAAAGTTGTAATAATAGTAACTATTTAAGTTtactcattttaattttatgttatacgTAGTACAAGTACTTTATAATTGAGGAAATCTATTTTATCGACCTCAATTAAgacgacagaaaaaaaaataaacattatggaAACGTTTTCGATAAATTGTAATGTTTGATAATGAGCAGGTATTATAATTGTTTCTATTGTAAGTTTTGTCACattctgttaaatattttgtgataattagtaaataaaaatgtattattatatttataaatattaaacttaCATCCAGATTCAAgttcatttgattttgatcGATGATGATGAAATTCTCTTTTATGTCTTATTGTTGAGGGCTCGTCATTAGCGAATAAATGTTCACATGCTTCAACAGcaaaggttttcattttttccaaGGAACAGAAGGCagatgtttcttttataaaatgagAATAGGTAATTGTTAGCATTATTGCCACACATAGGACATTAAtctgaaagaaaaagaataaaatacaaattattgataaagttcgatatttttttcacaggaacttataagaaatttgaaaCGATTTCAGTTAGATGTAAACCCAGGCATTTAGGAGGTAATTTTTCCtctataagttttattttgtatatgaccCTTCAAAAACCAGAACTTCTCGTCTTAAATTGTAACAACTTCTATTTGCACAGAAAttcaaaatgtcatattttcGTTATCTCAAAATTTAGGAGCCACAAAACATCACGAACAAATTCTTGAATGGACGAAAAATCGACGAAGATTGTGTGTTTGGTGTTttctaatttatattataaaaatacatagaaAATAACAGAAAAGCATGATAAGGAAACAGATCTAATGCCCAactgagtttattttataactgTCATTACGATTAAGTTAAAGTACAACAGCTGTCAcgttttaagtttatttgtttcCGGTTTGTATAGTTAAAGGTAATTTTGTCTGCAAAAGTTATGTTTTGTATATGACGCTCCAAAACTAGAACTTTTCGTCTTAAATTGTAAGAATTTCTATTTGCACAGAAAATCATAATGTAATATTATCGTTGTCTCCAAAAATTGGAAGCCACAAAAATCaagaacaaatttttgaactgaaaaaaaaatcgacgaGGATTGTATTTTTGGTGTTTTCTACGtcgtattttttgtaatttaaaaccttttgataagggtaaataaaaattacaacaatACATAGAAAATAACAGAAAAGCATGGTAAGGAAACAGATCTAATATCCAActgagtttattttattatcattacAATTAAGTTAAAGTAAAACAGCTGTCACGTTTCAAGTTTGTTTGTTTCCGTTTTGTATAGTTAAAGGCGATTAATGTGATGACCCCCCAATGGCTAAAATTTGTTATCAAATAAGTCTGAATCGGAggcaataattcaaaaacattgacgggcctttttttcgaaaaaattgttgttccaAATTGCCTCGTGTGTTTTGTGTAAAGATTTGTATGTTAATCTAGGAATTTTCTTTTGGCTTAGTTCAGAATGTATTTATCAAAGAGTCACACTAAACAGGggaaaatatttctttgcaaATGAAATGAAAGTGAAGCCTTATCTAAGCACGTATATTTTTACTgctttacttattttttgttaataacatTAAAGGAATGCTTTACAAAATAAAGGGTTGTGGGCACGTTTTTAAATATTCGTGATTTTTGACCATTATTCATAAATCAGTTATTTCGAATAAGTATTGTTCAAGCTTGCATTCAGTTTCAGTTCaagctttattttattgtttataagcTCAgggcaaaataaaatcaatgattTTCAGTTGTACTGGAGTTGTatgcatttttgttatttaaaaataaaaattcgtagTGTGGTTGAAATTGTGTGAGAGGGGAGATTTCCTTCATTCACTTTTCTTCGTGTCATTTTCGCCACTGAGCAACTTAGTTGCATGCAACTTAAAGCTTCAGGAAGTTACTCGGAAATGCCAAAAAGACAGGGACAACTGCAGTTTCACCCGTTGCTTGTCTGCTCAATTTAAAGTGGCCCTGTGGGTAACAGGTAGAGAAATGAAACTCTACTCAAAGATCGAACAAAACTTTTTGCTTAGGTCACGTTCACATCACGCAAGTTGTATTGCATATGCGTCGGTAGATTGAATTGAACACTAAACTAGAtcaataagaaatattaatggTTTCCGATATTTGTCAttcaaatgttattaatttgttgGAATTTTACTCAAATATAATATGAACATAGATATTTTTCCATAAAGCAATGATTCTCTGGCAGTTTTGGAGAACAACAAGTTTTCTCACAGCTTATTGGTGTTAACATTATTTCGGGGACAAAAAAGAAGACTGCGAGTATTTAATGATAATGAAAAATACAACTACTAATAGTCTTAAGAAGCTTTCATAAGAATGTAGGACTGTTCCTCTACTCTGAATAAATGTTCCAACagcaaacaataaaattgacagtatttagaattaaaaatcgcAGACACTCAGAGTAAAGACTACCCTTAAAATGATTCCTTTTTAGACACAAATTATTTCCGGTagttttttaaacatcaaaatcttaaagaacACGCTTGAGAAGGagacacacaaaaatatttttatttttaaaatattagatcTCACAAAAGTGGCGCTCTCATACAACCACAAAATTATAACCTTCCTGCTATTTAGCTTCTTGAATTAGggcattttattattatgtctGCACTCATTTTAAACGGATAATGACCTTCTGCTTCTGCCAGACATTGAGTCCTTTGCAGATTGGGTTCAATGAATCCATCATGAACatcatttgtatttataatcCATCTCATAATCAAATAACCATCATCACCGCCAACACCTGGGAAGGGAAACCACTGCTGTGTTCCGtttttgttaaatcaaaaaaccaaaactctCCTCCCTCACTTTAATCAGACTCTGATGGATCACGTTTTATTAGGTTCGCGTATATGCACATAATGTACAATACGGTATACCTGTATTTATTATACAGGAACTTGTTACACACCAATGCCGTTTAGTCTGCGGAGGTCTCTCCGAAATCTCCGTTAAGGTCGACAGTAAAATACTTTACGACAATGAATGACGACTACGACAAACATTGGTTCAAAGAGGAATAAAAAGAcgtaaaaaaaagctaaataaaaattggatcCACTTGAGAAAAGAACCAAGAATATTTTGAgtaattcaaaaacaacaaaaaataataaagaaatttgtTAAGGAAATGCACAAACAGAAagcaaacaacaaaacacaaccGTATgtcaataattataataatgcatattaataataattattattattgtggtTGACATCGATATTATGTGATTAAATGTCACTTAACGCAACGGAACCTGTTCTTAAAAATGAGATTACACGATAACGATGCGGTATATCGTGAGATCAgtcacaatttaaatatttacttgttttgtttttcttaaaatacaaaactgcaaaaacagaaaaatgttaaatttagacattttattgacatattcaaataattttggcaCAATATCCATTATACGGCTACGGggtaaaataagaataaactttaaaataatattttttttataaaaagaaataactgattttttggttattttatatttagaaaatattaacatattacgggtttttggatttatttttagtataatttttatGCAAAGAAGGAAGTGTTTTTGTGACGTTCAAGAATAAGTAGGTAGGTAAAGGTGTAGGTATGCATGTTGCGCAAATATTGAGTTCTTTGCAAAAATAAACCGGCCCATGTTTGTTTTCAGCACTGAATGACgttaattttgataaatgagTCTAAAAGAGTTCACTGGTTAAAAGTTATTGGATCAGAGGGAACATTAATTCTTTtggttgaaatgtttttttttgttgttctttttaggACAGAAGAAGGGATAATACGTATACACTTTGTCGATTTCACAAGCGAAAGTTTCGAGAATATTGTATGTGCAGATTATAACtggaaatggaaaaaatattcaaatttagtttaaggaatttatcgactttttagttaatttagtccttatttgatatatttttatcaaacacTAGCTTTTTGGGCAAGATTTCAATTAAACTAATAAAGTGACAGATGAATTCATCactgtcaaacaaaaagttgccaaattactcaaaaactaaaacattcaTTGCAATCATCACGATCGGAAGAAGAATTCTGAAGCATGCGTCAGAATTTCTTGATAGTAAGGTTAcgcatccacttttgtcatatataaaaatataaacaaaaggtCTGTTTGAAAATCTAAAGTTTCTTGTAGTTTGTATGAAATCAATTTACCAAGCGCACCCTTAATGATCACTGGCTTGTAGTTAGGACATGTAAAGTTGCATGCAACTTTTATTAGTGTGCTATGCCGTATTatcatctttttattttatactttattttaattatattaatggAGGCAGATAACAAATTAATGAAACATTTGAAATAACTTTCATAACTTAATAGTTTACATAATGTTCAAATTGATAAAAtcaaactttgtaaaaaaataaaaaaaaacacgaagctttaatttatttgcatattcttttattttttacaaaatatagttTAGCAACAGTAATTTGTTATGTTTATTGATTTAACCTTCGACATGGCCCCGTTGGGATGCTTTTAACCACATcagacaaaaattttaaactttatatcattgataataatattcaagaaaaaaagcATAATTTTTTTAGCTGTTGCCACAGGCCATTTTTGCGGTCAGGAAATACATATTATAACTTTTAGGATGACGAAGTTATAACCTTTggattccaaaataaaaatgcttcCTTAACTATAATAAATAGCAAGTTAATCCCGTTTAGAtgatttattaaatcaaaaattaaagtaaatcaaaaataaattaaatcgtCTTAGGCCTTGTTCAGGCAGTCTTGcggttatatttttttgtgaatatttaaCTTCCAAGAAAATTGTGcgagaaaatataaattggcaTCGCGTGAAAGTGACccaaaaatggttttgaaaaaaaaaattcttgtaaTGGTTGTCATTTGGagtgatattttaatttaaatttaagcttaaatcttactttatttccttaaaataaaaaagaataaacgtTCGATATCCGGATCCGTTTTCCATTTGAGTGCAAACACAATCGAAAGCGTTCTTATAGAATATTATCATTTCTCACATAAGTGACAGGTTGATGTAGTTTGTTATAAGAAAGTACCAGATTAAATGTGGATTAAAAACATGAAAGTCAAATTAGACCCCTAACTCACTTCAGAAATTCGTATCACGTATTTATTACTGACACATCACAATAAGAAAGAGAAcacttatttcaacaaaaacaatttctcttataaataacctttttcgttaattttcttaaatttattttaaataacattttgtttgtatgaaTTCTCACCTTGAAtgccattttgttgaaaatatatacaattaatttcagaatttcaattaaatccAAAGAATTGTATCAAAAAAATTACACGAACTTTTTCCGTTACACTAACAACACTTTAAATTGTCTGTAAAATTCACTATCAATCGTCACTTAATTTGTCCTGATTTATCTATATTATTcacaatcaaatttatttcttaagtccatacacaaattattattattttcttttactatATTCAAGTTATGATTTATCGTAATTTTATACTGAAGAAAACACTACTAGTATATTATATTCGTCATAAAACTAATCCGTTTCATAATTATAACTGATCGTAAATGAA
This window contains:
- the LOC129946284 gene encoding uncharacterized protein LOC129946284, whose amino-acid sequence is MAFKINVLCVAIMLTITYSHFIKETSAFCSLEKMKTFAVEACEHLFANDEPSTIRHKREFHHHRSKSNELESGFHHKKHHHTFAVRRSSYPRGGYLKVAQSHFERLSKLSIFPMYKSHVNKKYHDEDRHKRDASPYVGLPYCCYNKCDEDFFCR